In Synchiropus splendidus isolate RoL2022-P1 chromosome 15, RoL_Sspl_1.0, whole genome shotgun sequence, the genomic stretch ATGGAAAaccaataataattaaaaaaaaataataataattcctgaTGATGACTTGTTTCATAATTCATTTACGGGTAATGTTTAAAGTGTCGTGCCAGAGACATTACAAGTACAATCTCCAATGGTTGTtacacttgttttctttttcctttaaatattttttcacactATTTAGAATAATATTATATAAACTATGTTGTGTATTTAATTTCACAGGAGAGAGGGTAAAAGGTGGGATCATCTTCTGAGGCTGGAGAAAACTTCCTCACAAAATCCCGAGCCACAGCATTTGGTTTCTGAATGGGCATCCCTCACCGAGACTGTAGCTTCACTTGAACGACCTAACAGTATAATACGAGACAATTCCAGAACAACCAAGACACTCACTGTGGGCATCCAGGCTAGTACATTACCTTAAAGCCACCATAAAAGCTGGTACTGATGTGTGGAGCCATCACGACAAAAGAGAGGTGGCGGTGAATatgaaacaagacagaaaatgaTCCTGAAAAGAAACTTGAGAAATAGaccaaaaaaacattgaatgtaAGTAAGgctattaaaaaatgtaaatatacagtgaaactgcaaaaacatttcattttatatgaaaattaattaaaatttatattaaaaaataactaaataaaattatgtaccagacatttaaaaacatatttttaaattctctttcaatgtattttgaggaacaagaaatacacacaaaatgacaaatgaaaaaaaaaagttgtatggTTTTAGTCAGACCTCAAAAAAGCAGCAAAAATACAGGTAAAGGGCCATATATGGaccctgggccacactttgcccaggtctgtccAAGGGTGTCATAGCTTCAAGAGCTCCACACAGAGGTCCAGGAGGCGTCTTTAGAGGATGCTTAAGCTCTCTGATCTGGGCTTTCTCAACGTGGAGGAGTATTGGCTCTACACATGAGCTTCATACCATTCACTAGTGGGGGTCCAGAACTCCTATGTGGTGACCTCATTTTGGCCATCTTGGTCTGTTAGTCACTTCAAATTATTGCCATTTaactatatatttattaatgttCTCAAAGTTTGGTTCTGAGAATTGTGTCAGAAAGCTGTTGTGTTTTCAAATTTCAGTGACTATATGACAGGTTTCAATGTAAATCTATGTAAATATATTCCAGTTTCAGCACCAGTTATTCAAACTGCTTGCCACAGTGAGAAAAAGAAACTGGTAAagttggttttgtttgtgtgattgCCTACATTGTGACAAAAGAGCAACAAAGGTATGACAATAATGAGTTGTTGTTTCTTGCAGCACACTTTTAGCCACCACCAGCAAAGACAGTGGAATTTTACAAACGGCCCTTACTTTTGATTCCTACCACAGAGGAACACTTCTCCTTTCGTACCACTTTCATGCATACACTTTCATGAAGCGTAAATACtacagattaaaaataaaaaatctataaTAACAATATGATAATAAAAAGGACTTCATAAATTATCAAAGCAAGCAGCTTCACTATCTCCATATTCCACAGGTGCTGCCTGAATCTTGTCCAACAGGTTTACCAGCctgagagggagaaggaggggaggaggcgtgtgtggaggaggcgttGCACTGCTACAATCAAAAAGACGCTATAAGAGAATGATACAAACACAAGTGCTTGAGAATCTCTCGATCTGCAGTGTTGCTTCCTCAGGTATGAAGTGAGGCAGGCAATGTTTCGGTGGCGACCGCAACAGCAGACCTGAAGCCGTTTCTGGACCCAGCGAGACAAACATTCATCTCCCTCGGAAGGTCAGTGCACAATTCCTGAGTAATTATTTACCCTACAGTTCTCTGTCAAGGGAGAAATGGCTTGTGAGACATTGAAAACAATGAAGCGTGTTCTTTCTTagaagtattttcattttttgagcCTGTACAAATGGGAGTTGAGGATACCTTTTACCATTTTAGGAGTAGTAGTTAAGGTACTCCAGGCTTGTGTTTGCGAAGCTCTTAAGCAAACACATCCGTCAATGCAGAAACTTGACTTAGCTAAAGTATTTGGAATTATAGCAGGGTGGTAATGACAAGGCAGGAGAATTCCTCACAGCGACTTCCTGATATTGCCACATTGACTCATACCTGGAATGTCTCTGCAGCTGTTGAGTGAATCAAACGGGCATCGACCTACCTCAGAAGACATCTCGCCAATATGAGCGAGGACAGAGGCAGGCAGGTCCAGAGACACAGCCACAGCAACCGGCAACCCCCCAACGTCAAACCAAAGCTTGTGCAGAATGACACCAAGGGTGAGCAGATAAGGAAGGAGAAGTCTGTCAAAGTCAGGCGGTCCAGAAGCATCGACTCGGAGCGGAGCGAGAGGGGAAGGAGGCGAGAAAGATCGAGGCACCATGGGGAGCGCAGGCAGCGAGGCAGGAGTGAGGAAACCCGGCGGCGGGACCGAAGAGAGGGAGACAGCGTCAAGAAGCGTCCCGAAGACGACGTGGAGGAAACAGAATGTGCCATCTGCTTCTGTTCATATGATAACATCTTCAAGACGCCGAAACTGCTGGCATGTGGGCACACCTTTTGTCTGGAGTGCCTGGCTCGCATCAATGTGACCTCCCCGGAGCTGAAGACTCTCTCCTGCCCCGTGTGCAGGGAGGTGACCGAGCTCCCTCATGGTCAAGATTTACCCCGTTTGGGCAATAACCAGGACATTATCGGGAAACTTCCCCCCGAGATGCACAGGGCACTTTCCATCCGCTTCCAGCGCAGCAAAGGAAAACTAGTACTAAAGAATCCTCCGCTGACAAGTCCCACCAAGTCCAACATTCTCTCTCTGCCTAAGAAGAGTCAGGAGAACCAGCCGCCAGCAGGGGGGCAACCTTTAAACCAAATAGAGCAGGGGATAGCGCCAACAACCGTGGTGGACGTGGGAAGACCTCCGCACCCAGTCAGAGGACGCCTACGCAGGTTGTTCCGCTCGGATCAGTGCTACTACGCCGTGGTGGCGTCAGTTATTGCTGTCACTGTGGCGCTGATGCTGGTGGGGATACTTGCATTTGTGATCATACCCAATGTGACCAGGCCTGGACGTCCGATCAACCAAACATCCCCCCAAAACTTTGGACCGGGCGGATTCAACCCTGACCCTTAaatcagtgtttgtgttgactCTATGAAGGATATCCGGAAGAACTCACAGTGTCTGTCAAAACAAGGATGGccacatatttttgttgaagTGAGACGAAGGTTACCCGGGTTGGAAGAAGGACTAGTTTATCCTGTTGGGTTTTTACCCCGTGTTTATCTGTCAGTCATAATAAATCATCCCAGCTGCACTAAATTCGTCGACAAGTTCGAGTTGTACCCAAAGTGAAGAATCCTGATGAACCAAAGATACATGTATATATCAGcatatatttttgtaaatgtcTAATTTATAGTTATCCATTAAAGCTATTTTCACATATCATGAAGCCTGTGTCAGATATCAGTGTGATTTAATGTCAAAAACACTGGCATTATCTAATTCTCCCTGAGACCTGCATATTTCAGGTTGACATTTGATCACCTCCAGTGGTGTAAACAGTGCAGCCTTCGCTCTGTTTCCTTCTGCTGTGACGCTGGCAAACCAGTTACGCTgtttatttttggtgtgttttcctTGGCTGTCCTGTTGCGGTCTGCGGCTTCTCTTGCTGTCGGAGCATTGTTTGGAAGGCTACGTCAAATGGCACAATTATTCTGAACTAGGCTTGGCGTTAAAAGCTTTTTCATTGCCATTTGCGGCAAATGTTTGTCAGGTAAAGCAGAATGAGCATACTTTTGAATTAATAGAACCTAAAGGCATAAAAACATGAGACGGATTCAAAGAAACATTAGGAAAAATAATAAAGGAGTGAAAAAACATTGATTTTTAACTTTTCGTGGCTGTGTGGAAGTTTAAAGAGAATTTGAAAAACTAGAAGTCAGGAAAATAAATAccacaaagaacaaataaaacatgatgaagaacaaaaaatacatggaaaaagaaacaatttgACATGCTGATGGTATTGTTACGTATTTTTCCATTGACCGTCTGAGGGCCGGATATATGCAGGCAGGGGCCCACATGTGGCCccagggccacactttgccatAGTAAAATTTATGTTAAGGTTTATCCCTCAGCAGTGAAGGTTTCATGATGGATGTATCTGTCTTTTCTCTAGCTCACAGACTCACCCACTCATTTCAAGTATTATTCTCTAAATGCAAAATGTTTAATTGGTTTGAAAACATAGTTTTGAAACAGTGGAAACCCACGACTGTATTAAGTTgtaggaattaaaaaaaaacaacacacacacacaaagctccAGTTAACTATTCACATGAGTAGCTAATCTGAGAAGGATAATGTGGACAAAAGTCAATCAGGAAGTCTGTGataacatcatcatcaccctgCCGTTTCAATCAGCCGCTTACTGAAGCACTTGTAGTAGTGGTATTTTCAATATCAGGATAAACTTAAGTGGGGTTAAAGCGGTGAGAAACTTGGATGGTAATAAAAGGAATAAAGATATGTTAAAATCATAGATCATCATATATGTTATAGATCAAATTATATATCAAATAGAATGGCTTTTATGTCATTGCACCACAAGTGGTAACAACGAAATAATGTCACattaaatatttgaatattttatattatgtattaaatattatttttaacatatCTGTTTGAAaagtatttaatattttttaatcttttaaatGGTTGATTGTTGAGTTTCAAAGTCCACATAAATGTTAATAGTTTCATCAATTTACTTTAGACACACTATGTGATAAATAATCAAAATATTAATGTAACCGATAAAGAATTGTAGTATACAAACTGAAGACCAAAGTTTATCCTTTCTAAGAAAAagcaaagtaaataaattaaaaatatgactTTGATGATTATAATAAATGTTCATCATACCTTAAATATTAGATTGTAAGaacacttttttaaatattcatgtatGCATTtacccaaaaataaaaacaaaaaaacaacaagaattAGCCTCACTTAAAATTACTTATGCTACCCTGTCACCTCctagaatgaaataaaaaaattaataaataacaaagacaacaaactgaAACATTCAAAACATAATACAAGAGGgggagaaaaaatattttatatgtgATTCAATGACAATAGTTATGCAGAATAGttaaaaaacatcataaaaatatataaacaatatgATGTATTTTACAATATACTTTAGAAAGAGAACTGGCATACATGTGTTGACAATGTATTATTAAAATGGGGGATAACAcatatttaccttttttttttatttatttatttattttttaactgttaTTTACCTTAATTATGAACATGTTCCCTTTCCTAGTTATTTCCTACTTGATTTGCCTAGTTTTGTTAATTATTATTGTGACTTATTTTCACATCAATTCAATTAattcattgttttcttcttgATGGTTCTTCAATAAGACGCCCTTTATTATAACTAGAATAATAGTACACACATTGGTGTTCAAATTTCAAATAACAATGACAGGACACTCCCACTACACTACGCTCTTCGAGCAAATATGGTCCTGTGGACCATCAGACGCGGACCCCCACCCTTGTCCTCATCCCCTCCCTCcactaatatttcttcaacattATGACACCGTCCGATCCGCGACTCCAAAGTCAAAGTCCCTATTGTGGATTTTCCTATCCACGGCGATGGCGTCCACTCCCTCTGGTTCTGCTCTGACTGCCGTTCTCCGATGTCGAAGGAATGTGTGGGCCAGGAATAAGCCGAGCAAGCGGCCTCCTCCAGCGGGCTACAGCCTGGGACTGGCCGGTGTGCTGGCGCAGGAGGCTCCGGCTGAGCGGGGTCGGGGAGCGCGAATCGTGGTGAGGGCAAGGCTGGCAGTCAACAATCCGTCACACGAACTGAAAGGAAATATGCAGACGAGGGCCAGGTTGAAGGATTGCTTCTCCAAACTTCGAGGTCCTGACCCAGAAGAGCCAGTTGGCGGGGATTTTCTGCGTCATCTGGCGCGAAAAGTGATATCAAGTTTCCGTGGAGCCGATCGTCACCCTTCTATCGTCATTACACATGTATGTCCCGCACAAGTATATCAAATAGTACTTGTTCAGGAAATCACGGAACAGTTTggggagtccaggtgttctggATCAAGTATCGTGTCCAGAGGCTGGTCCACGCTGAGGGACACCTGTTTGTCTCTGACGACCATGCTTTCTGACGTCATGTTTCGCAAGCTCGCAGGGCTTTGTTTGCCCAGCAGATGGCGCCGTCACACCTCTCAACGACACAGGGGGGACGACAACCGCTAACACAAGTAAGTCCGACGCTTTAACGTGTCACttacaattgaaaaaaaaaactatgcaaACGTTGTCATCTCTATTTCAGACAGGTGAACAAGCTCACATGGACCTAAACCGCCCTAAGAACTAACAAGGACAGAAGACCAGAGCGGAAACATCGGATTGAGTCCAAACACAACAGTGTTACGAGATTATTTATTGACTTAAACTTTGCAATAAGCGTTGGACTTTGAGCACCATGATATTGGAGACTGAAGATCCGTTTgtgtctgaataaaaataaccGACCTGCGCAAACATGTCCAACTTGGCTAACACTTGCAAAAATGGTCGCTGGTTCCAGATACTCAGAAGTCTTCAGATCAAGTTCAACCAAAGCTCCGGACCATTTcagctgttctttttttcccccacattcCAAAGTAAGCCAGGCATTTCTGGAAATGCAGGTCAAACGTTGTTCTAGACACTTTCACTGACATGTCATTATGAACGAACCCGCCTTAACAAATTTGTCTAGTCGAAACGAACTTTGTCTAAATATAGCAGAATAAACATGTGGGTTTCACTTCAGAGCTAAGATACTGCACGCGTATCTTCAAACAGAATGAAATGCACAAATCATGAAACTGTCAACTACTACATAAAAGGTCGATCTGGTAATATTATTTGGTGGTTGGTGGTTTaaaccatctgtctgtctgcactcagtctgaaaaaaagaattccttttattgtttttgtcacgTAAGCGACAGAACTCCATGATGAATGATCCTAAATACCAGGATGCAATTCACGACAATTGCAATGAAATGTATAAAATTCATCAGTGGATTTTAAGCTCAAGTATCATCCGTTCTGGTCGAAATACAGCGTTCACAGTTTGACATTTAAACCGATTTTTACGTCTTTGTTGTGTAAACGAAAGGTGGGGGCAGAGGGCGGGACTTCCGGTTGTTCCTCTTTACCGGAAGCGGTCGTGTTACTTTCTGTCGTTAGACTCAGATAAACTCGATCAAACTACACTTCTGCTTCAACAGCCGATGAAAAACGACGGAACGATACCATTC encodes the following:
- the rnf183 gene encoding E3 ubiquitin-protein ligase RNF183, whose amino-acid sequence is MSEDRGRQVQRHSHSNRQPPNVKPKLVQNDTKGEQIRKEKSVKVRRSRSIDSERSERGRRRERSRHHGERRQRGRSEETRRRDRREGDSVKKRPEDDVEETECAICFCSYDNIFKTPKLLACGHTFCLECLARINVTSPELKTLSCPVCREVTELPHGQDLPRLGNNQDIIGKLPPEMHRALSIRFQRSKGKLVLKNPPLTSPTKSNILSLPKKSQENQPPAGGQPLNQIEQGIAPTTVVDVGRPPHPVRGRLRRLFRSDQCYYAVVASVIAVTVALMLVGILAFVIIPNVTRPGRPINQTSPQNFGPGGFNPDP
- the LOC128746523 gene encoding uncharacterized protein LOC128746523, whose protein sequence is MASTPSGSALTAVLRCRRNVWARNKPSKRPPPAGYSLGLAGVLAQEAPAERGRGARIVVRARLAVNNPSHELKGNMQTRARLKDCFSKLRGPDPEEPVGGDFLRHLARKVISSFRGADRHPSIVITHVCPAQVYQIVLVQEITEQFGESRCSGSSIVSRGWSTLRDTCLSLTTMLSDVMFRKLAGLCLPSRWRRHTSQRHRGDDNR